From Drosophila suzukii chromosome 2R, CBGP_Dsuzu_IsoJpt1.0, whole genome shotgun sequence, a single genomic window includes:
- the RpL37-2 gene encoding large ribosomal subunit protein L37-2: MTKGTTSFGKRHNKTHTICRRCGTSSYHLQKSKCSQCGYPSAKSRSFHWSRKAKGRKAQGTGRMRYLKKLRRRFRNGLREGGSSMKKTN; the protein is encoded by the coding sequence ATGACCAAGGGAACTACGAGCTTTGGCAAGCGCCACAACAAGACGCACACCATCTGTCGGCGGTGCGGGACTTCTTCGTATCATCTCCAGAAGTCGAAGTGCTCCCAGTGCGGCTATCCCTCGGCCAAATCGCGGTCCTTCCACTGGTCCCGAAAGGCCAAGGGTCGCAAGGCTCAGGGAACTGGAAGGATGCGGTACCTGAAGAAGTTGCGGCGTCGTTTTCGCAACGGTTTACGTGAGGGGGGCTCCTCGATGAAGAAAACCAACTAA
- the LOC108008953 gene encoding uncharacterized protein, translating into MSHILASKLDCQCGGKSSPIDSVIAPITQELRCMQKVLRKVRRMQMIELIRRETEMYDAELRVLNLSIWREVGHRFCK; encoded by the exons ATGTCGCACAT ACTCGCGTCAAAGCTCGATTGCCAATGCGGCGGAAAAAGCAGTCCCATCGACTCCGTTATAGCACCGATTACTCAGGAACTGAGATGCATGCAAAAGGTTCTCAGAAAGGTGAGGCGTATGCAGATGATAGAACTTATCCGAAGGGAAACTGAGATGTATGATGCTGAGTTGAGGGTTCTGAACCTCTCCATTTGGCGTGAAGTTGGTCATCGATTCTGTAAATGA